The genomic DNA AACTGGCGCGCCAGCCGCCACACCGTGCCGGCCGCCCGCCGCGCGCCGGGGCCGAGCCCGCCGCTCTCCTCGGGAGCCGGGATGCTGCCCGCGAGGTCGGCCTCGGCGGCGCCGACGTCCTGCGTCTCCGCGACGGGCACGTCGTCCGGGGCGAGGTCGCGGTCCAGCAGGACCTTGGCGAGCAGGGGCACCCAGCGCTCCGCCTCGACGACCCCGTGCTCACGCGCTGTCGCGCACACCGCGAGCCCGGCCGCGGACGCGCCGAGGGCCGCCTGCAGCGGGACCCGGTCGGCCAGCGCGCCGGCGACCCGGGGCGCGGCGGCTGCGAGCCCGGCGCTGACACCGATGCGGCGCACCCACCACTCGACGCGGTCGTGCAGCGGCCGCTCGTCCCACCGGGGCGACGCGGGGGTGACCTCGCCGAAGGCGCGGTCACGGAGGGCGTCGAGCGCCCTGGCCGGGAAGCGGGCGCTGGGCGGCGGGTCGTCGTCGAGGCCGAGCCAGCGGACCGGGTCGGCGATCACCAGGTGGGCCAGCCGGGCGTAGAGCCCGAGCACCTGCGCCACGCGCTGGTCGGGGATGGCTGGGTCGTCGGCCACGCTGGGCTCCTCGTGCTCGTCGGTCGGAAGGCGATCGTGCCAGAGCCCGCCCGCCTAGGAGGTGCCGAGGACCTCGCCGGTGCCCAGCGCACCGTCGACCAGGCGCGCGGCGACGGTGTCCAGCAGGGTCCCGGTGCGGAACGCCTACGCCCGCAGCACGGCGAGCGCGTCGAGCTCCTCGAGGTCGCCCGCCTGCATGACCATGCCCAGCGCCACGTAGACCGCGTGCCGCTCCTGCAGCACGCGTCCGTCCCCGGAGCCGAGGGCGTCGCCGGGCTCGGGGAGGCCGGCGAGCAGGAGGCCCCCGACGAGCTCCATCACCTCGGACTCGATCACCTCGAGCGGCCACTCGAGCGGCGGCTCGGGATCGGTGCTGTAGCCGCCGAGCGCCCCGAACACCACGCCGCTGCGGGCGAGCGGGAAGGACAGCGTGCTGCGGAACGGCGTGTGGGCGATCAGCGCGCGCCCGTAGACCGGCCAGCCCAGGACCAGCGCGTCCCGGGAGGAGGCCATCGCGCGACCGTGGGCGGCCGAGCTGAGGCAGGGCCCCTCGCCGAGGGTGACCTGGAGCTGCTCGGCCAGGGGCACGTGCTCCCCCGACGAGCCGACCGGCAGCCGCACGAGGCGGTGGAGCATCACGATCCCGGCGCCGGGCAGGCCCAGGACCCGGCGGACGGCGTCGGACACGCGGTCCGGCGAGAGGTCGTGGTAGCGGCCGCCGCTGAGGGTGCGGAGCTCGGCGACGAACCGCGAGCGGAGCTCCACGAGGCATTCCCGTCCGGTGCGTGCGGGTCGGGCCGTCCTGCACGGCCCGACGGCGTCCGCGGACCCCGTGGTGCGAGATGTTACGGGGGTCGTCCGATCAGAGGCACCGGGGGCTCGTGGGCTCAGCGGGGGCGCACCACCTCGGCGTCACCCCCGCCCCGGCGGACCGGCTCGGCCACGGCGAGCACGCGTCCGCCGCGGCGGAACTCCAGCGCCGCGACGGCGCCGATCTGGGCGTTCAGCGTGAAGGAGTCGCCGGTCGGGACCAGCGTGTAGCCGAGGGCCTCCAGATCGTCCCCGTACGCGGCGACGAACTCCGGCTCGGCGCTCACCGAGGCGAGGTTGCGCGCACTGGCGCGGGGCGCCGCGACCGCCTCGGGCAGCGTCATGCCGAGGTCGACGCGGTTGACCAGCGTCTGCAGCACCGTGGTGATGATCGTGGCGCCGCCGGGGGAGCCGATGGCGTAGCGGGGCTTGCCGTCCTGCAGCACGATCGTGGGGGCCATCGAGCTGCGCGGGCGCTTGCCGCCCTCGAGCCGGTTGGGGTCGGAGGCGTAGCCGGCTGCGCTCGGGTCGTAGCTGAAGTCGGTCAGCTCGTTGTTGAGCAGGAAGCCGCGACCGGGCACGACGATGCCGGAGCCGCCGGTCTGCTCGATCGTGAGCGTGTAGGACACGACGTTGCCCCACCGGTCGGAGGTGACGAGGTGGGAGGTCGAGGTGCCGACCTCGTTGCGACCGACCGGTGCGGCGGACGAGCAGCCGTCGGCGTCGAGGGCCCCGGGCGCGGTCGGCGTCGGGAGGGCCCGGTCGCCGATCAGGCAGGCCCGCGAGCGGGCGAAGCGCTTCGAGAGCAGCGTGTCCAGCGGCACGTCGACGAAGGCGGGGTCGCCCACGTAGGCGTTGCGGTCGGCGAAGGCCAGGGACGAGGCGTCGAGGTAGTCGTGCAGGGCCGTGGTGCGCGGCAGCCGCGACAGCTTCGTGGTCTGCAGGATGTTCAGGGCCTCGCCGACGGTCGAGCCGCCGCTCGAGGACGGCGCGATGCTGTAGACGTCGAGCCCGCGGTAGCGCACCTTGGTCGGCGCGGGTCGCTTGACCCGGTACGCCTTCAGGTCGGACTTCTCGAGGTAGCCCTTCGGGAAGGGGAGCGTGGCGTCCGCGGTCGTGGGCGGGTCCTGCACCGTCCGGACGATGTCCTCGCCGACCCGACCGCCGTAGATCACCTTCGTGCCCTCGCGCCCGAGCGCCCGGTAGGTGGCGGCGAGGTCGCGGTTGCGGAAGACGGAACCGACCTTCGGCGCGTCGCCGCCCGGCAGGTAGAGGTCGGCGGTGGTGCTGACCTGGGCGAAGCGGTCCTTGTTCTGCAGGGTCTGCTCGCGGAAGGTGTCGTCCACGACGAACCCGCGGTCGGCGATCTTCTCGGCCGGCCGCAACGCCTGGCCGAGGCTGAGCGTCCCCCAGCGGTCGAGCGCCTTCTCCCAGGTGAGCGGCGTACCCGGCACCCCCACGCTGGCTCCGCTCGTCACCAGGTCGGGGGTGAACGGGTACGGCTTGCCGGTCGCCTTGTCGACGAAGGCGTCGCCCGGGATCGACGCCGGCGCGGTCTCGCGCCCGTCGATCGTCGAGACCTTGCCGCTGCGCGCGTCGTAGTAGACGAGGTAGCCGCCGCCCCCGATGCCGGTGGAGTACGGCTCGGTGACCCCGAGCGCGGCCGCGGTGGCGATCGCCGCGTCCACGGCGTTGCCGCCCTTGCGCAGCACCTCGATCCCGGCGCGGGTGGCCTCGGGGTCGACGCTGGAGACCGCGCCGCCCGTGCCGAGCGCGGTCGCGTTCTTCTGGGTCACCCGGCCCCCTTGGCCGCCGGGTCGGCCGCCCGGCCCGCGGGTGCGGCGGTGTCGGCGGCGGGCTGCGTACGGGGCGCCGGGCTGGCGGCGGGCGCCAGCGAGGTCACGAGCGCGAGGCCGCAGGCGCTCGCGAGCAGGGTGCGACGCAGCCGGGGCGTCTTCGGAGCGGGCATGAGCGGCCTCTCGTTCGGGTGAGGCCACTCAAGCGCACGGCACCGACGAAAGTCGAGGGCCCGGGGCCACGGGTCGACGCCGACCGCGCGCCGCTCGGCGGACACGCCGCGGCGAGGTGGACGGTTGCCCCGCGCGTCCGCCGGCCGTGCGACAGACTGGGGCCGAGAGAAGGCCGGGGACCGCCGGACCGGCACCGGGCGCCGTGGCCCGGGTCGGTCCGCCACCACGGCCGCAGACCGAAGGAGAACCATGGCCGCCCTCGCCCCGGACCCCCGCCGGGCCAAGCGCTCGCAGATCCAGCTCGGCGCGGCCGGCTTCGGGGTCGTCTTCCTGCTCGTCGGCGTGGCCGGCTTCATCCCGGGCATCACGAGCCACTCGATGCACCTCGGCATGGCTGGTCGGGAGTCGACCGCCCGGCTCCTCGGCATCTTCCAGGTCTCGGTGCTCCACAACGCCGTGCACCTGGCCTTCGGCGTCGCCGGCCTGCTCTTCTCGACGACCGCGATGCGCGCCCGCAACTACCTGCTCTACGGCGCCCTCGTCTACGCCGTCGTCTTCTTCTACGGGATCTTGATCCCCTACCAGGGCGGCGCGAACTTCCTGCCGCTGAACGCCGCCGACGACGCGCTGCACTTCGCGCTGGCCGGGGCGATGTTCGCCGCCTCGCTCGTCCTGGACCGGGGTCCCGCCTGGACCGAGGTCCTCCAGAAGGGCAAGGCCGACCTCTGATCCCGGTCTCGCACCCGGGCGGTCCCGCCGGGAACACCTCCACGGCAGCCGACCTCCCCGAGGTCGTCGCCGTCGCCGAGCGGCTGGGCCGGATCGCCGCCTCGGTGGTCGGCTTCGACCACGCCACCGTGCTGCTGCCCTCGGGGCGCACCCTCCCCGCGGTCGCCGACCGGCCGTCCGCGGCTGCCCGCCTCGACGCGCGGGTGCTCGGGTCCGGGGAGGCCCTGGTCGTCGAGCAGGCCGAGCCCGACGACGCACCGCTGGGGGCCTACGTCGGCATCCCCGTGAGCGTCGCGGAGCACGTCGTGGCGGTGCTCAGCATCTGCGACGGGCTCCCCCGCAGGGTCTCGCGACGCGACCTGTCGGTGCTGCTCGAGCTGGGTGAGCTGTTCTCGATGGAGCTCCGGCGCCACGGTGACGCCCCGGCCGACGACCCGCTGGCCGTCGACCTTGCGCGGGGGCTCAAGCGCGGCGAGGTCGTGCCGTGGTACCAGCCGGTCGTGGACCTGCTCACCGACCGCGTGGTCGGTGTGGAGGCCCTGGCGCGCTGGCGGCGCGCGCCGGGCGTGGTCGAGCCCCCCAGCGTCTTCATCCCCGTCGCGGAGCAGACCGACCTGATCCTCGACGTGGACCTGGCGGTGCTGCGCGGGGCCCTGCGCGACCTGCGCGGCTGGCAGGCGCAGCGTCCCGACTTCTGGACGACCGTGAACCTCTCCACGCGTCA from Microlunatus sagamiharensis includes the following:
- the ggt gene encoding gamma-glutamyltransferase, whose product is MTQKNATALGTGGAVSSVDPEATRAGIEVLRKGGNAVDAAIATAAALGVTEPYSTGIGGGGYLVYYDARSGKVSTIDGRETAPASIPGDAFVDKATGKPYPFTPDLVTSGASVGVPGTPLTWEKALDRWGTLSLGQALRPAEKIADRGFVVDDTFREQTLQNKDRFAQVSTTADLYLPGGDAPKVGSVFRNRDLAATYRALGREGTKVIYGGRVGEDIVRTVQDPPTTADATLPFPKGYLEKSDLKAYRVKRPAPTKVRYRGLDVYSIAPSSSGGSTVGEALNILQTTKLSRLPRTTALHDYLDASSLAFADRNAYVGDPAFVDVPLDTLLSKRFARSRACLIGDRALPTPTAPGALDADGCSSAAPVGRNEVGTSTSHLVTSDRWGNVVSYTLTIEQTGGSGIVVPGRGFLLNNELTDFSYDPSAAGYASDPNRLEGGKRPRSSMAPTIVLQDGKPRYAIGSPGGATIITTVLQTLVNRVDLGMTLPEAVAAPRASARNLASVSAEPEFVAAYGDDLEALGYTLVPTGDSFTLNAQIGAVAALEFRRGGRVLAVAEPVRRGGGDAEVVRPR
- a CDS encoding GAF domain-containing protein, whose product is MELRSRFVAELRTLSGGRYHDLSPDRVSDAVRRVLGLPGAGIVMLHRLVRLPVGSSGEHVPLAEQLQVTLGEGPCLSSAAHGRAMASSRDALVLGWPVYGRALIAHTPFRSTLSFPLARSGVVFGALGGYSTDPEPPLEWPLEVIESEVMELVGGLLLAGLPEPGDALGSGDGRVLQERHAVYVALGMVMQAGDLEELDALAVLRA
- a CDS encoding sensor domain-containing phosphodiesterase is translated as MVGFDHATVLLPSGRTLPAVADRPSAAARLDARVLGSGEALVVEQAEPDDAPLGAYVGIPVSVAEHVVAVLSICDGLPRRVSRRDLSVLLELGELFSMELRRHGDAPADDPLAVDLARGLKRGEVVPWYQPVVDLLTDRVVGVEALARWRRAPGVVEPPSVFIPVAEQTDLILDVDLAVLRGALRDLRGWQAQRPDFWTTVNLSTRHLERPGWLDELRGEAEAAGVDPASVIIEVTETSAPVDEVTSRAAVDGMRALGFHVWFDDFGSGWSAMSDLSRFPVDGIKIDRSYAEQLGTRTGEVVIAALVSAATELGLSVTIEGIENAAQHDRARNLGCHFGQGFLWSRPVPPAAVVRWLS
- a CDS encoding DUF4383 domain-containing protein, whose amino-acid sequence is MAALAPDPRRAKRSQIQLGAAGFGVVFLLVGVAGFIPGITSHSMHLGMAGRESTARLLGIFQVSVLHNAVHLAFGVAGLLFSTTAMRARNYLLYGALVYAVVFFYGILIPYQGGANFLPLNAADDALHFALAGAMFAASLVLDRGPAWTEVLQKGKADL